In Sander vitreus isolate 19-12246 chromosome 8, sanVit1, whole genome shotgun sequence, the genomic window TAATGTATGTACGATTATTATTAAGTGTTACCATTTTGATTTATTCCTgtgttttcagagcatcagacaGATCTACATCAGCAGTTGATTCATTTCAGCAGAAATCTGACAATGAAGGTAAGTTTGTCAACTGATATTTTACAAATCTCAAAGTTCTTTGAAACCGTAAAGAAGCTTGATATCAGTAGATTAGATGGTTACTACAGGGATAGTCTTGCATCGCCAGCTCTATcgccacagtgctgtggagtaaggtctggctaaaccacagatgcattttgggataggagaaagaaatgctctgggttgtttgcatttctttaaatcaatcacaatcgtcttgcgTGGCGTTAAGCATTGGACACAGCGACAGTGACCATGCTatatagtctcaggaaggaatttctttttgcaccccgcaaaagaaaacgccacagacaatattaaatgataactgttgacacaatccagtaacgtgagctatttaaattagctgatacatggttaaacctcattggctcttaccagtgtatcttaccgtgtgtactttgtccacagcaatcccaccaacactcccaaaatgtcccagttagagaggaaatgccctaaatattttcattgtaaatctttacaatcattccctgaaagaaccaagcaggcctgccttgttgcatgatcAAAAATTTCTTCAAAATTTAACATTTTCAgggtgtagctcgctagctcaaaggttgttgtttctTATagtgaagggattttgagaatggcaacacacagagagcggaaagggcctgatgtcaggctttatcctgaaaatgtacttccattgatccagactactacAGGGACAACCCACGCAGATAATCTTTGTTAATTAGCCCTCACCTTTCTGTCTCTAATAACTTACTTTGTGAACATGACTTATTTTCCAGCTGGTTTCAGTCTTCTTCCTCCTGCTGGCTCCACTCTTGACCAGCTGCAAGCAGCTCCTCCGACCAGTGGACTGCAGTGCCATCTATCagcaagacaaaaacaaacccaGTGGAGTGTACACCATCTATCCCACTGGAGAGAGGTCTGCTGTCGAGGTACAGTTTGGGGATGTCGGGGTGTAAAGATAATTTTAAACAATATGTAAAAAGgtgtatgttggaaaaagtcaccaaccctgcctttaagccATTGTTTGAGCTGAGTCTTACAAGTAGAATATTTAGGACACTGCCTTATTGCACGTGGTAGGCTATTCCAATATTTACTTCCCTTTATGGACAGCACAGTTTGTCCAAATGTGGTGCACCCTGGTGCCAATGCTGCTGTCAGCCAtctttttattgaattaatttAAAGGACGTGGGGCAAGCCCATACAGAGCCTtgaacataaaacaagcatatttgaAACCTTTCTTCAGGTGACTTTTAAAGGTTAATATCCAGTCCAATGTGACCCCAGGATACTTTAACGCATTTACAATGTCAAGCTCCTCCCCTCTACGTGTCTCCTCTGCTGGTTGTTTTGTAAACATCATACACACAAATTTACAAAGATCTTTTTGGTTTTCTATAAAAGACCTGATTTAGTAATCCAATCCTGAACATGGGTAATTGCATACGAATTAAGGAGGCTTCTTGGATTTCTTTTGTGAAAATGACtaaatcatctgcatacatttgAATATGTTGTGATATAATATgatggttttttttaacacatcagGTAACAGTAGAAGTAATGAATAAAGATAGTTTCATTTAAGGTAGTTCTGATCACACttatgtttgttcaagtgttcagttttctgataagtttgtttttattagttattttgtTATACAAACAATTGGTTGGGCAAGACTTCGATGATGCCCGATCAGTACTGCACAGACTCGATTACATCGtgtttgtgatcgttaggagccaaaatcaaaATCACAGTCAACACTTCCGATTGCACACCCCTAGTATCCGGGATGCAAACATGCGTTTCCTAGGATAGCGAAGGAATGTCCTGCCCTACTctgcatctgattggctagtattTGTTGCCTTCGTTAGTttgattggttaggtttaggcactgTAATTCGTGTTATTGGTGTCACGATTGTGactttgtgtttcctgttttattttgaaatctgtttgttctcccttgtcttgtctagtttacttcctgttttcccgcctgtttgattgttctgccccgccctgatgtgttccacctgtttGTATCAtctgtcccttgttagtgttcattaccctgtgtatttagtctctctgtGTTCCCTTGTCTTTTGTTGGATCATTGTTTCCTGTTAGTGTGTCTGTTTCATGGAGAGCTGTTGTGTCGTGCTTTGCTGTCTGATATGTGTTTGTTATTAAATCCTTGAACTGTATTTGGGTCCAAGCTTCACCTTCCACTTGACAATtgggttttatttgtattttttattattagtatttttttatttggttttatttgaaaATTCTGAATCCACAGATTCTGTGTGGCTGTGCTCATTAGTGTAAACTTAATGTACAAATTGAAACCACTAAATAATCACATTTActgatgaatgtgtttgtgcGTAGGTGTACTGTGACATGGCTTCAGGAGGAGGACGGTGGACGGTGAGTATTCAGTCAACCTGTTGGACCTTTACAAGAAATCACATTCCAGTAAAAACCTTGTCTGGAAACATGAGCTGTCAGATATCTCGTGTGTTTAGCTAGTTAACATCTGCATCCCATCCCGCCAGGTGATCCAGGGGAGGATGGACGGCTCTGTGAACTTCTACAGGGGCTGGGATCAATACAAGCTCGGCTTTGGTAATGCTGCTGGAGAGTACTGGCTCGGTgagaaattaaaccaaactaacAGCCGTGAAAATCTCTGTTAATTAAGTACACGCGTTAAACTATATTGTGTAACTCCAGAAATGGAACTGTGACCAAAAAACAGTCAGTCAGTTCTTTTCCTAAATTTAAATGTCAGTGTTTAATTGAATTATGCACACATCTGTACAAAACATCAAATATTAAAGTGCGTCTGCGCAGGTCTCGACAACATCCACTACCTGACAAAGAACAGAAAGATTGAGCTGCTGGTCGACATGGAGGActttgaggggaaaaaagtgtTCGCTCTGTACTCCTCGTTCTCCGTCGGTGCAGAATGTGACGGATTTGTGCTGAGTGTGTCTGGATTCACTGATGGAGGGGCAGGTGAGTACACTGATGTTCATTGTATGTGTTTCATCCATATatagtatttgtgtgtttttttttgaggGCATCATAAATGGTCTCAATCTTTTTGACAAACACTGTTTGTTTCTGTAGGAGACTCCCTGACTTTTCACAACGGAATGAAGTTCACCACCTTTGACAAAGACCAGGACACCCATGCTACAGGGAACTGTGCCAGACTTTACCTGGGGGCGTTCTGGTATGTCGCCTGTCACAAAGCAAATCCAAACGGCATTTATCGTTGGGGGGCTGACAAAACTCTCTTTGCTGTTGGAGTGGAGTGGCTAACCTGGAAAGGTTATGACTACTCCCTGAAGACCATCAGCATGAAGATCCGTCCTGTGCTGTAGTTCTCCAGGACCAACGTCCAGCAGAATATCAGCTCATCTCTTGtgatttctttctctcattaAGCATTTAATCTCATAACAGGTCTTATTTTCCTGAAACTGGGCACCAGCACAAGAAAACCAACTGACATCTGTAATTCTTGTTACTGTCTGTGGTGGTTTAAAGtagagctgcacaatatgaCAAATATGCAATAAGTTGTTGAATATGGTGAGAATGATataacttgcgataaataaacattaGTGTTCTCCTTTatactgctttcagtattctactaaaatatataagtttgttgttaaaacaaaacaatttccaacattcttttattgaacattgaattgaatataaaaggcagcactaaaacaataatagttacatttttcttccgtgatatgttgcagcctttagCAATGTGATTATTGTGCAAGTCGATATCGcaataaactatatatatatatatatatagtgcagccctagtttaaggCAGTCGCAGCTCGCTGTAACGTGTCTCCAGTTGGGCGGCTGTAGCAGGAAAGTAGGGCCCATaatctttaaaggtgctctaagcgatgtcgtgtgttttttttttatttattttttttaggctacaaccttttttttttttttgtcatataaaGCAAACCTCTCCTCACTATCcacgagctgcctgtcccctgaatacaaccaacctgcaccaccaaacgtAACaatgttccagccaataaccgacaagaaggatttggtgGTGGGGGTTGGAGGGTTAGTGCgcgggagggggaggggacgggatgaggatgGAAGGGCAAGCTAGCCTTGTTTTGTTGAAAAATACTTTgaatgtcaacaagaagtgacgtcacccaaaatcgcttagagcacctttgaATGGAAACAGTCTGATTGGGTGTAAATCACTGCATGAACTGCTAACATGATTCTTCAAAAATAAAGTATGAAACCATCTTTGTAGTTCAGGACAGCCAGTTGACAAAGGTTTGAAACTCTAATGTGAATCTTTATCTGCTGTACGGTAACAATAAATAAGAAGCTGAGCATTAAGATGATCTGATGTCTTCACTTTGTCtcctgtgtctttctgtctggaCTGGTCTATACGTTTTGAcatttggattttattttattttagtttgaaaTAGTTTTTCAGAGTGTGTCTGTTAGATTTATTTTCAGACAATAACACATTTGACTGTGTCCTGAGTTCAGTTGTGACTTCCTGTGCTTGTCATTGTATTTATATTGTAGAGAGGAAGAGCTGGGCTGAACTCACCAGACAATTATGAAAGTCTAAATTCTTAGTAATGTTTTCAACagcataaatgtattttattacaaATTCTCAGATTATAAAACCCATTTTTTTTGATGAGTTTACATTTGAGGCAGTTCATTTCCTCATTTCAAGGAGCTACTATGAtcacatcaaaatcactatttttaaaccactaagaaggttcgacacaacatgagactttgctccaaatatcaccaggggctctacacatgaactcggcattgagaacattgtttgtgtacacagagtttactaaaagaaaggttttgaacaactttAGCTGTTGGGTTTTTCGGTCGCctccatcttgccagtcaaaaagagtcTGTCCCCGAATGCAACGTAAcggggaggagagtaaagatggaaagctcctaaagcttagttccatataaatgcacggattatttgttgttttattgttagtgaaaaacaatattgacctcgtagttgaaaaggagcctcatataagaatgacatttcctcctctgGAGTCCGTCCGTTcacattcggagatcgcctatttttgactggcaagatgccggatagcgtaaacaacaactgctaacgtgagttgttcaaaacctttcatGTGTTTTGTCAAaaccttcttagtgttttaaaaatagtgattttgatgctatcatagtagtgcccctaactctcccattcaaaaggccatttgacccaaaacgagaatacggtcaatcttaaaagtggagTTCTTGTCCTAATTATGAGTTTAAACTAAACTTTGACTCGTAAATTCACAAAAACAccataggttgcattttggcgagagttacgcttcaatcgagcagccctaggtCGGGATTGATCACAAAATCATATTTCTTCCCGTCTAAGTCCCCTCTCATCTAATATTACAAACATTTGCAGAAATCAAGGAATTATCTTTCACAAACACCTCAACGTCATCAGCATATTAATTGAGTCGTCCACACCGGTTTCATCCAATCAGGAAACACAGTCATACCTGCATCCAGTTTATCCCAGTTAGATTACTGCAATGCACTCTTCTCATGCCTCTCACAACAAAACCTGAATCACAATAACTACATATTTTTGGCTTTAGGACAAAAACAATCAATCTGAACTGGTCACTCTTGTTTAATTCTTTTCTGATAATTTATAGACTTAATAATTAATCAAAACGATACTTGATACAGTAGATTAATCAATAAATTACATGATTTGtgctttttacacacacacacacacacacacacacacacacacacagacacacacagacacacacacacacacacacacacacacacacacagagacacacacaacacacagagacacacacagacactgcttGTAGTTGTCCATCGAATCCGATGATGACGTCCACTTCTGTCTTTTAACGGTGAGTTTTCTGATGGCTGTATAGTCCTATCCTGGATCCACAGGTTCTATTGCAGGTGGGGCATGTATACATGGTGTTGGTGTTAGTGGCATTcatgggtgtgggtgtgttccTCCTGAGCCTTCTTTGTTGTCTCCTGACTGTCCTTTCCTCCTCCAGTGCTTAGGTCCCATCTAGACATAGCTGCTGCCAGGTGTTGCGATCAGCAGCCATGTTCTCCAGGTCCCCACATTTGATTTTGCACCTCTTAAGCGCTGTCTTCAATTGGTCTTTAAAGCATTTCTTCTGACCTCCTGCAGAGCGTTGGCCTTGGTGTAGCTGGCCATATAGCACTCTGCGGGGCAGACGGTTGTAGGGCATCCTTATGACATGCCCCAACCAACACAGTTGGTGCTGGGTGATTGTGGCCTCAATACTCTTGCAGCCTGTTCTCCTGAGGATCTCAGTATAAGGCactcaacacagacacacacacacacacacacacacacacacacacacacacacacacacacacacacacatacacacacacacacacacacacacacacacacacacacacacacacgcagagacacacaagacaaaacagagacacacacagacacacacacacagacacacacacacacagacacacacagacacacacacacacagacacacacagacacacacacacagacacacacagacacacacacacacacacacacacacacagagactacCGTCAGTGGCAATCAAAGGACCAGTGTACAGCGTTTGCTTCACGCATCggtaaaattattattattattgatgttgttgttgttgttgttgatatgGACTAGTGATGGATCTTTGGTTCTTGGTGATGGTTTGTTCTAACAGGAATACAAAGCTTTGTttcttatttaattaattttcaAAAGTAAAGGAAGGAACCTTTTCCACattgctccctccctccctgtctaaAATAATCCTTTATGATCCAGATCTTGTCTCAGATTAAAGTTCCTCCGTCGGTGAGAGACGAGACGTCAACAGACCGTTAAATAATGTTTAgagttttattatatttattaacgCTGGACAGAAACAAACGGAAGCAGAGCTCGCTCTATTCTCAGAGTCATTACATCCCACATGAAGCAGGCAGAGACTCGGAGCAGCTGATTAGATGGATGAGTGTTTCTATGCTACGGAGGCTCATTGCTGCCACGCCgagatatttatatatatttattataacgTGAAAATATCACATTGCTGCCATgcacacaaaagaaaaacatatatcAGTATCACGTTAtgtgaaatgtttattttaataacaAGATATTTCACGTTTAAGCGAGAtagtttttcacatttttacaacatatagaaaatgattaaattacaagaaaatgttctttttacaAATATACTtacaatatattgttaaattgtGAATACATCTTCAGTATTACATGATCAGCTGATGTGGGTGGATGAGGCGTTTCTACTCTACGGAGGCTTATTGCTGCCTcgccccaaaaaagaaaaacatgtcagTATCACGTTATTATGTGAAATGTTTATTGTGATAAGAAATATTCACGTAAAAAAGAGagttctctgcgcttctgcagaccacaacaatccggtgcaaccagGGCAGGACAAAACAGTGTCGAGTAAAAAAATCTCCGCTGCAACACAGATATCTTCTTACttcatagtttttttcttttttaaggtgcataacagtgactaacgtttcgatgtaaggttacatcttcatcagagtccatcttaacgttagtcactgttatgcaccttaaaaaagaaatattcacattttaacaaAATAGTTTCCGGACGTGGCAGCAACAAGCTTCCGTACTCTGCAGCATATAAACAGCTGCTGACGGAGGAGACTGTCGGAGGAAACGGAGGAGACTGATCGTTTTGGAGGGAAGTGCAGCTCCAACATCTCCTGTAAGTTAAATTAAACCTTTCACTCTTTTCTTGCTTCGTATCATCAAGAAATTATAAATATTTTCTCTCAAAAACAAGTGGGGCCCTCAAGGACTTATCCAGGGGGTCCAAAAAGCAaactaacaacaacaaaactatAAGTTTAGAGAGAGCAAGCAAGAACTAAGAGGGGAATGTGCATGTTCAAAAAGATAAAGATTAGAACAAGTGTAAAACACAGATGTTTACAATGTGTAACACGctacaaagatttaaaaaagaagatgcTAAACAACTATAAAAGTGAGGCATGTATGGCAATGAGTTTATGAAGgggaatgtattttgttttgtttcatatgTTCTGCACGTAATATGTGTGTTAATATGTAAataacattacatgtcattgaGCTGAAGCTTTTATctaaagcgacttccaattaagtacCTTTAACCTCGAAGgtacaaactccagacaacaagtagtaactGCAAGAACATTAGCTTCAAATACACCAAACTACAAACGACATAGACCATGTTCTAGATGTAAGATGGGGCTGATCTGTTCGTGGCCCTGTAGAGCAGTGATGTAGTCcgatgtattgtagtgggtatactgtactgtatatgtatgagCCAGAATGGGACTTGGGGGGTGGGGTCTGGGTCTCCTCCCCTGCAGGGAAATTTGGAGCgttaaagacttcatttcctgcattttgatacacttttatgcaccaattcacagctgaaatacctttattcagcctatgtgaagaaaaaaacacacatgacaattcaaaatatgtcaaaaatataatggaaagtatgttgtgtCATTGCGCATTTTTAAgcgggtatatggaaatcctggagctttcttagtgggtatactgcgtatacctgcgtatcaagTAGACTACATCACTGCCTGTATGCAAGTACCAGTGTTTTGGAGCAGATTCGAGCAGCAACTAGTAACCAGTGAAGGGCGGTGTAGTGTGATTTAGTAGTAGTATATGTTTAGTGTGACTTTTAAACTGTATAATATTATAGCTCTGTTTGATTTCATTGTTTAGACCAGAGATCTTAAACAGGGtgtcagagttactgcagggggggccACCAACTTagtgttcattttcaaaaactaaAATTGAACTTATCATGAATCCAACATAAATCAGTGGGAAACAACCAAGGTagtcatccacagatacagttaatcctaaggattcactctgCCACATGCAGTGGTGTacatacgcagtatacccattaagaaagctccaggatttccatatacccacttaaaaatgcccaatgacccacaacaacatactttccattatatttttatatattttgaattgtcatctgtgttgttcttcttcaaataggctaaataaagggatttccaccgtaaattggtgcataaaagtgaatctgaatacaggaaatgaagtcctTGACGCTccaaacttccctgggggaggacacccagaccccccactatgatatgcccccccaaGACAGATTATGGCcaatatatagtacagtatacccactacaatacattagactacaccactgggctACCTGTAGCACACTCCTTTCAGAAAGCTCACAATAATAGTATGCTCAGACTGGCAAGGAACATTTCAAATGACTCCTCACGTTCTGCACAGAGAATATCAGCTTCTGCCTTCAAACAGACACTTTCGAGTTTATTCTTTCAATCACATCAGACTTAAAAACTCTTTCATACATCAATCTATCCTATTGTTAAACCAGCTACATTAAATCCAGTGCAATATTTATTCAGGGTTATAAGTCTCCAAGaccttgtctgtgtgtatgttcacaCCTATGTACATATGgtcattttctgttgttatacATGTATGCTTTGTTTTCTTACTTGAAAGATGTGGTGAGgtgtttatgtcatttgtggTAATGTTTCACGTATGTCCTTTGGTGCTATTCAtcttatgtatgtctgtatgtatgtctatgtcCTCTTGAGCTACCCAGGGATGCAAAAGAATTTCAGCCCTGGCTGACAGTAaaaggtttctctatagagcccccccctacaggtttctctatagagcccccctacaggtttctctatagagcccccccctacaggtttctctatagagcccccctacaagTTTCTCTATAgcgcccccccctacaggtttctccatagagcccccccccctacaggtttctccatagagcccccctacaggtttctctatagtgccccccccctacaggtttctccatagagcccccctacaggtttctctatagaaccttagtggtcccctaatactgtatctgaagtctcttttatatagaccttagtggtcccctaatactgtatctgaagtctcttttatatagaccttagtggtccctaatactgtatctgaagtctctttatatagaccttagtggtcccctaatactgtatctgaagtctctttcaatCAGACAACGCAAACAGATTTGGCCCGCAGgccttgactttgacacacGTGATGTAGAGCGAGGCGGTCGTTATAGCGACTACAACCCCGACAGGGTGattaaaagggaca contains:
- the LOC144521454 gene encoding microfibril-associated glycoprotein 4-like → MKLVSVFFLLLAPLLTSCKQLLRPVDCSAIYQQDKNKPSGVYTIYPTGERSAVEVYCDMASGGGRWTVIQGRMDGSVNFYRGWDQYKLGFGNAAGEYWLGLDNIHYLTKNRKIELLVDMEDFEGKKVFALYSSFSVGAECDGFVLSVSGFTDGGAGDSLTFHNGMKFTTFDKDQDTHATGNCARLYLGAFWYVACHKANPNGIYRWGADKTLFAVGVEWLTWKGYDYSLKTISMKIRPVL